From the Phaeodactylum tricornutum CCAP 1055/1 chromosome 24, whole genome shotgun sequence genome, one window contains:
- a CDS encoding predicted protein has protein sequence MVPATRQMTSGAAYSHFLDNVFSLPQGHPIRLSFEQQGYNSVDDLLSIFENKLDALGYVPPASPDTHEDPQWTPLLMAHRQILRHFLRWQASLERQKGSPLENSELVALTSGDFILYRRSALGQVSNVPATISPSLNNQLSTSTKARSAVDEFKRGVKRDKTHYPILKDDRYWDNFYRSFVVTAVSHNVEKVLDPSYAPTDPSEKSLFEQQKKFVYSALEHTLQTDMGKNLVREHSFDFNAQEVFRKVVKHYTESASAKIGSSNTLAYLTTAKYGTSWTGTAEGFILHWKNHLRIYNDMVPMAEQLPKQLCLSLLENAVHDIPELRQVKITATLDLAKGGTPLNYEGYLSLLLASASLYDKGNNLSNSRSVKSKRSAFLTDLSYDQPDFTEDNGIDYDIDLSPAVIYEANTHNRKVSPSGHRNRDPATNRERPYIPREMWNQLSDDAKAILQGLSAPDKGPTRSGDVSQRALEANTHAKISNDNGEFNRSEPDNQQAEAFHDCDQTTELLAHLTDRVSHMGDGDIQKVLAASRRTPINCTQSSDNRQQSVQLNVLEYQVSRHSVENKTAALVDRGANGGLAGCDVKVVNKTGRSASITGINEHTLSDLDIVTAAGFVESHKGPIIVIMHQYAYLGKGKTIHSSAQLEHYRNTVEDRSRNVGGQQRIVTLDDYIIPLHVRQGLPYMDMRQPTDSEFESLPHVVLTSDIDWDPSILDNEVDMVNDWYDAMQDLPGNAYVEPRFDNTGQYLHRHIAYYDLDREDAIDCIIQCRKHNVKRNERDYEALRPCLGWVSGDTVRKTIMATTQYAREVYNAPLRKHFKSRFPALNVHRRNEAVATDTIWSDTPAVDNGAKFAQLFVGRRSLVTDIYPMKTDKEFVNALEDNIRHRGAMDKLLSDRAQVEISKKVADITRAYNIDQWQSEPHHQHQNFAERRIATIEANTNSVLNKTGAPDSTWLLCIAYICYVFNHLSHESLHDRTPLEILLGSTPDISVLLQFHFWEPVYYRIEDPSFPSDGTEKSGRFVGIAESVGDALTYKILTDDTNKILYRSSVRSALKSGEINLRLTTQDGESNSKPINFVKSRRTENKNSYALKDLPGFTPEDLIGRTFLTDTQDDGERFRARITRKILDPDKPSDVRF, from the coding sequence ATGGTACCGGCCACCAGGCAAATGACTAGCGGAGCTGCTTActcgcattttttggataatGTATTTTCACTTCCTCAAGGGCACCCAATCCGACTTAGtttcgaacaacaagggTATAATTCTGTTGATGATCTCCTCAGTATTTTTGAGAACAAACTAGATGCCCTTGGATATGTGCCTCCAGCGAGTCCTGACACCCATGAAGACCCTCAGTGGACCCCATTGCTCATGGCGCACCGACAGATCCTTCGTCATTTCCTGCGTTGGCAGGCATCActtgaacggcaaaagggaagtcctttggaaaattcgGAGCTTGTTGCATTGACTAGTGGAGATTTCATTTTATACCGACGCTCAGCACTCGGACAAGTCTCTAATGTTCCGGCCACCATCAGTCCTTCTCTGAACAACCAGTTAAGTACGTCCACGAAAGCTCGATCGGCAGTCGACGAATTCAAGCGAGGAGTCAAGCGTGACAAGACCCACTATCCTATCCTTAAGGACGACCGATACTGGGACAATTTCTACCGGTCTTTCGTGGTCACCGCGGTATCCCATAACGTCGAAAAGGTACTTGACCCATCCTATGCACCGACGGACCCCTCAGAGAAGTCTCTCTTTGAGCAACAGAAGAAATTTGTGTACTCTGCTTTGGAACATACACTTCAGACAGATATGGGGAAAAACCTTGTTCGCGAACATAGTTTTGACTTCAATGCTcaagaagttttccgtaaggTTGTCAAGCACTACACAGAGTCTGCCAGTGCCAAGATTGGGTCCTCCAACACTTTGGCCTACCTCACTACGGCAAAATATGGCACATCCTGGACAGGAACGGCGGAAGGGTTCATCCTTCACTGGAAGAACCATCTTCGCATCTACAATGATATGGTTCCTATGGCAGAGCAGTTGCCTAAACAGCTTTGCCTCAGTTTGCTTGAAAACGCTGTACACGACATCCCTGAACTCCGCCAGGTCAAGATCACCGCTACTTTAGACTTAGCTAAAGGAGGCACTCCCCTCAACTACGAAGGTTACCTGAGTCTATTGCTTGCATCTGCTTCTCTATACGATAAAgggaacaacctttccaattctcgtaGTGTCAAGAGCAAGCGTAGCGCCTTTCTGACCGACCTCTCGTATGATCAACCGGACTTCACCGAAGACAATGGAATTGACTATGATATTGATCTCTCTCCTGCAGTGATCTATGAGGCCAATACTCACAACCGCAAAGTCAGTCCATCTGGCCACCGTAATCGCGATCCGGCAACCAATCGAGAGCGTCCGTATATCCCTCGCGAGATGTGGAATCAGCTTTCAGATgatgccaaagccattctccaAGGCCTGTCCGCACCCGACAAAGGCCCTACTCGATCCGGCGATGTCTCGCAACGTGCGTTGGAAGCGAATACCCACGCCAAGATATCGAACGATAATGGCGAGTTCAACCGTAGCGAACCAGACAACCAGCAAGCTGAAGCATTCCATGACTGTGATCAAACGACGGAGCTCCTTGCACACTTGACTGACCGTGTGAGTCACATGGGAGACGGCGATATCCAAAAAGTCCTTGCTGCATCCCGCCGTACACCAATCAATTGTACCCAGTCATCGGACAATCGACAACAGTCTGTTCAACTCAACGTTCTGGAATATCAAGTCTCTCGTCATTCCGTTGAGAACAAAACTGCTGCTCTAGTCGATCGAGGTGCCAACGGTGGACTTGCTGGCTGTGATGTCAAAGTTGTGAACAAGACAGGACGGTCTGCTAGTATAACGGGTATCAACGAGCATACCCTGTCAGATTTGGATATTGTCACTGCCGCTGGGTTTGTCGAGTCTCACAAAGGCCCTATCATTGTGATTATGCACCAATACGCCTATCTTGGCAAGGGAAAGACCATCCACTCCAGTGCCCAACTTGAGCATTACCGAAACACAGTCGAAGACCGGTCTCGCAATGTTGGAGGACAACAGCGGATTGTTACCTTGGATGATTATATCATTCCTCTTCATGTTCGACAAGGCCTCCCGTATATGGATATGCGACAGCCTACCGATAGCGAGTTCGAATCTCTTCCGCATGTTGTGTTGACTTCCGATATTGACTGGGACCCTTCTATTCTAGACAATGAAGTTGACATGGTGAACGACTGGTACGATGCAATGCAAGATCTTCCGGGCAATGCCTATGTTGAACCACGATTTGACAACACAGGCCAATACCTCCACCGCCATATAGCGTACTATGATCTCGATCGTGAGGACGCTATTGATTGCATTATCCAGTGTCGTAAGCACAATGTCAAACGCAATGAACGGGATTATGAAGCATTACGTCCCTGCTTGGGATGGGTATCCGGTGACACTGTCCGAAAAACCATCATGGCTACGACACAGTACGCTCGCGAAGTCTACAATGCACCGCTACGAAAGCACTTCAAATCGCGATTCCCGGCTCTAAATGTGCATCGGCGCAACGAGGCTGTTGCAACGGATACTATCTGGTCAGACACACCtgctgttgacaacggaGCCAAGTTTGCACAACTGTTTGTGGGGAGACGTTCCTTAGTCACCGATATTTATCCCATGAAAACAGACAAGGAGTTCGTCAATGCCCTTGAAGACAATATTCGCCATCGTGGAGCTATGGATAAACTTCTGAGTGATCGAGCCCAAGTCGAAATCAGTAAGAAGGTTGCTGATATTACACGAGCCTACAACATTgaccaatggcaaagtgaacctcatcatcaacatcaaaattttgccgAACGCCGTATTGCTACTATTGAAGCTAATACCAATAGCGTTCTTAACAAAACCGGTGCTCCTGATTCCACTTGGCTCTTGTGCATTGCCTACATCTGCTATGTCTTCAACCATTTGTCCCATGAATCTTTGCACGATCGTACACCGCTCGAAATCCTTCTTGGTAGCACCCCTGATATCAGCGTACTTCtccagtttcatttttgggaaccggtgtACTACCGTATCGAAGATCCATCTTTCCCTTCCGATGGTACCGAAAAGAGCGGTcgctttgttggcattgctgaatctgTTGGGGATGCTCTCACTTACAAAATCCTCAcagacgacaccaacaagatCTTATACCGCTCTAGTGTGCGTTCCGCATTGAAATCCGGAGAAATCAACCTACGCCTTACgacacaggatggggagagtaaTTCTAAGCCTATCAACTTTgtcaagtcgcgtagaactgaaaacaaaaattcctatgccttAAAGGATCTACCCGGTTTCACCCCTGAGGACCTTATTGGACGCACGTTCCTAACCGAtactcaggatgatggggagcgttttcgtgcacgtatcacaaggaaaatcttagatcccgacaagccctCTGATGTGCGTTTTtag